The following coding sequences are from one Candidatus Binataceae bacterium window:
- a CDS encoding RNB domain-containing ribonuclease gives MNAPGKLAGSLVEYLDQGGLRPALVVREQGERLVVRDAGGRERAVARELVLMRHPAPRAAADAAAQLAALEEEKGALRAELDLHLLWEVVQEQGRALTAEELAELFFGRRSSAAAAVMLEALLADRVYFVRRHREFLARSAEQVERLRLQESRIRLRSEEGRRKRDLMRAVIAERAQLPAAEGAELAAELQRYLRNPSTRSQELSEMLAQAAPEVDPAETAFEILERLGAAPALPRFAAIAALPSEFSEAALAEAAAAAPPIRPPLATPATFTIDDEETVEVDDALSCEVGPDGSLVVGIHIALVADFVARGGAMDREAAARATTVYLPETTVRMLPDEISCRRASLIAGERRAVLSTTARLDAGGAILTSEIQPASITIGRRLTYAQADRILAGAEETDSDTAAALRRLYAAALELRERRKRAGALLVHRREPKVRVRGEEIEIEVLDSNSPSRVLVAEFMVLSNFIAARYAAERHVPIIYRVQPAAGDALPLRARLSLYPEYHAGAGLECYAQLSSPIRRYADLVLQRQLVAALAGGGAPPYSGEEMLAVLANTENAEAEAKELERRARRYWTLRYLERYALGRELCATVTRDGVSAELDDFAVRGALHGAPAAPSGAKLRVRIARVDPLRGWLSFDCVGVRPGSAAADQR, from the coding sequence ATGAACGCTCCGGGCAAACTCGCAGGCTCGCTGGTCGAGTACCTCGACCAGGGCGGGCTGCGCCCGGCGCTCGTCGTGCGCGAGCAGGGCGAGCGGCTGGTCGTGCGTGACGCTGGCGGGCGCGAGCGCGCGGTGGCGCGCGAGCTCGTCCTGATGCGCCATCCCGCGCCGCGCGCCGCCGCCGACGCCGCCGCGCAGCTCGCGGCGCTGGAGGAAGAGAAGGGCGCGCTGCGCGCCGAGCTCGACCTCCATCTGCTGTGGGAGGTCGTCCAGGAGCAGGGGCGCGCGCTCACCGCCGAGGAGCTGGCCGAGTTGTTCTTTGGCCGGCGCTCGAGCGCGGCGGCGGCGGTGATGCTCGAAGCGCTGCTCGCCGACCGGGTCTACTTCGTGCGCCGCCATCGCGAATTCCTCGCGCGCAGCGCCGAGCAGGTCGAGCGGCTGCGCCTCCAGGAGAGCCGGATCCGGCTGCGTAGCGAGGAAGGCCGGCGCAAGCGCGACCTGATGCGCGCGGTGATCGCCGAGCGCGCCCAGCTGCCGGCGGCCGAGGGTGCCGAACTCGCCGCCGAGCTTCAGCGCTACCTGCGCAACCCGTCCACTCGCAGCCAGGAGCTGAGCGAAATGCTCGCGCAGGCGGCGCCCGAGGTCGATCCGGCCGAGACCGCCTTCGAAATCCTCGAGCGCCTGGGTGCCGCGCCCGCGCTGCCCCGCTTCGCCGCCATCGCCGCCCTGCCGTCGGAGTTCAGCGAGGCGGCGCTGGCCGAAGCCGCCGCCGCGGCGCCGCCCATCCGTCCGCCGCTGGCCACGCCCGCGACCTTCACGATCGACGACGAGGAGACGGTGGAAGTAGACGACGCGCTGAGCTGCGAGGTTGGCCCCGACGGCTCGCTCGTCGTCGGAATCCATATCGCGCTGGTGGCGGACTTCGTCGCCCGCGGCGGCGCGATGGATCGCGAGGCGGCCGCGCGCGCGACCACTGTCTATCTGCCGGAGACCACGGTCAGGATGCTGCCCGACGAAATTTCATGCCGGCGGGCCAGCCTGATCGCCGGTGAGCGGCGGGCGGTGCTCAGCACGACCGCGCGGCTCGACGCGGGCGGCGCGATTTTGACGAGCGAGATACAGCCGGCGAGCATCACGATCGGCAGGCGGCTTACCTATGCGCAAGCGGATCGGATCCTGGCCGGTGCCGAGGAGACCGACAGCGACACGGCGGCGGCACTGAGGCGCCTGTACGCGGCGGCGCTGGAGCTGCGCGAGCGGCGCAAACGAGCGGGCGCCTTACTGGTGCATCGGCGCGAGCCCAAGGTGCGGGTGCGCGGGGAAGAGATCGAAATCGAGGTCCTCGACAGCAACTCGCCCAGCCGCGTCCTGGTCGCCGAGTTCATGGTCCTGAGCAACTTTATCGCGGCGCGCTACGCCGCGGAGAGGCATGTCCCGATCATCTATCGGGTGCAGCCGGCGGCGGGAGACGCCCTGCCGCTGCGCGCGCGGCTGTCGCTCTACCCCGAGTATCACGCGGGCGCAGGGCTGGAGTGCTACGCGCAGCTCAGCTCGCCGATCCGTCGCTACGCCGATCTTGTGCTCCAGCGTCAACTCGTCGCGGCGCTGGCCGGCGGCGGCGCGCCGCCCTACAGCGGCGAGGAAATGCTAGCGGTGCTGGCGAACACGGAGAATGCGGAGGCGGAGGCGAAGGAACTGGAGCGCCGCGCCCGCCGGTACTGGACGCTGCGCTATCTGGAACGTTATGCGCTGGGCCGCGAGCTTTGCGCAACCGTCACGCGCGACGGGGTGAGCGCCGAGCTCGACGACTTTGCCGTCCGCGGCGCGCTGCATGGCGCGCCGGCGGCGCCTAGTGGAGCCAAGCTGCGCGTGCGAATTGCCCGGGTCGACCCGCTGCGCGGCTGGCTGTCGTTCGACTGCGTCGGCGTCCGACCGGGGAGCGCCGCGGCTGACCAGCGCTGA
- a CDS encoding helix-turn-helix domain-containing protein — MAVKLESSRVMTVKELSDYLKVHPSTVYRQLKRGGLPAFKVGSDWRFNIESIDRWRLQQDNFKG; from the coding sequence ATGGCCGTTAAACTGGAAAGCAGTCGAGTGATGACGGTGAAGGAGCTGTCGGACTATCTCAAGGTCCATCCCTCGACGGTCTACCGCCAGCTCAAGCGCGGTGGTCTGCCGGCCTTCAAGGTGGGCAGCGACTGGCGCTTCAATATCGAATCAATCGACCGCTGGCGGCTGCAGCAGGACAACTTCAAGGGCTAA
- a CDS encoding LLM class F420-dependent oxidoreductase — protein sequence MKIALFGINFGPCANPQVAAEVARAAEAAGFESLWTGEHIVLPDPQAPPSPVPADTPFIDSLVALSFVAAHTRTIRLGTGTIILPQRNPVVLAKELASTDVLSAGRLIFGIGIGYLKPEFDAIGAPFDHKGPRSEEFLRAMIALWTMEKPEFRGRFVSFGGVNAMPRPVQKPHPEVVFGGHTTQAFSRAARLAKGWYGFALDLDTTKKCIAGLRAACKAAGRRFEDLEISVTPRTKVTRDEARAFADAGVHRLILLHRQNDGPGIQGFITECERELVNHV from the coding sequence ATGAAGATCGCGCTGTTCGGAATCAACTTCGGGCCATGTGCCAACCCGCAGGTCGCCGCCGAGGTTGCGCGCGCCGCCGAAGCGGCCGGCTTCGAGAGCCTGTGGACCGGCGAGCATATTGTGCTGCCCGACCCGCAGGCGCCGCCCTCACCGGTGCCCGCCGACACGCCGTTCATCGATTCGTTGGTGGCCTTGTCGTTCGTCGCCGCGCACACCCGGACCATCCGCCTCGGCACCGGTACCATCATCCTGCCCCAGCGCAACCCAGTGGTGCTGGCCAAGGAGCTCGCCTCCACCGATGTACTTTCGGCCGGGCGCCTGATCTTCGGTATCGGTATCGGCTACCTCAAGCCCGAATTCGACGCGATCGGCGCGCCGTTCGACCACAAGGGGCCGCGCAGCGAGGAATTCCTGCGCGCGATGATCGCGCTATGGACGATGGAGAAGCCCGAATTTCGCGGCCGCTTCGTCTCCTTCGGCGGAGTCAACGCGATGCCGCGCCCGGTCCAGAAGCCCCATCCCGAGGTCGTCTTCGGCGGACACACCACGCAGGCGTTCTCGCGCGCGGCGCGCCTGGCCAAAGGATGGTACGGCTTTGCGCTCGACCTCGACACGACAAAGAAATGTATCGCGGGGCTGAGGGCGGCCTGCAAGGCGGCCGGCCGCCGCTTCGAAGACCTCGAAATCAGCGTGACTCCGCGGACCAAGGTCACCCGCGACGAGGCGCGAGCGTTCGCCGATGCCGGCGTGCATCGGCTGATCCTGTTGCATCGACAGAACGACGGGCCGGGAATTCAGGGGTTTATCACCGAATGTGAACGCGAGTTGGTGAACCACGTCTAG
- a CDS encoding PH domain-containing protein, whose product MADAAFCSRCGARLYEPKPADRREYALMRVKPSWWHFAGAIVFASAFIVAGIAINLAQVSDWRVGAVLIAAGIARLALAGLERQSISWSLTSERLIERTGLFSSRRREMELGDIRSVEIDRRFSQRLLGVGSVTVASAASADFTIRLEDIADPDGVAETLRRARVKRLA is encoded by the coding sequence ATGGCCGACGCGGCATTCTGTTCGCGATGCGGCGCGCGGTTGTACGAGCCCAAGCCGGCTGACCGGCGCGAGTACGCGCTGATGCGCGTGAAGCCGTCGTGGTGGCATTTCGCCGGCGCAATCGTGTTCGCCAGCGCGTTCATCGTCGCCGGCATCGCGATCAATTTGGCGCAGGTGAGCGACTGGCGCGTCGGCGCCGTGCTGATCGCGGCCGGCATCGCGCGCCTGGCGCTCGCCGGCCTCGAACGTCAGAGCATCTCGTGGAGCCTGACTTCGGAGCGGTTGATCGAGCGCACGGGGCTGTTCTCGAGCCGCCGGCGCGAGATGGAACTCGGCGACATCCGCTCGGTCGAGATCGATCGCCGCTTCTCGCAGCGCCTGCTGGGCGTCGGCAGCGTGACGGTGGCCTCGGCGGCCAGCGCGGACTTCACGATCCGTCTCGAAGATATTGCCGATCCCGATGGCGTGGCCGAGACGCTGCGCCGCGCGCGCGTCAAACGCCTCGCCTAA
- a CDS encoding cobalamin-independent methionine synthase II family protein → MSPRIYRSQPIGSLLRPAYLREARRALRNGETSAAQYKRVEDRAVDEALALQEAAGLDVINDGEQRRLSFLGSLLDACVGLSRSAAVTQPWHEDDGRVVSLSLGLAVTGKLRRRRPLAIEEFVYARARARRPLKMTLPSPMILFMFWSPTESTAAYRDPFEMFADAAAIVREEIAELARLGCEYIQIDAPELTNLVDPDISRMLLAERGIAPARMLTEGVELVDSLAAAAPGVTFGLHLCRGNNDGRWLARGGYDTIARELFRRATHFHEFLLEYDDARAGSFEPLREVPRDKRVVLGLVSTKRNVLESADALRARIEEAARFFPREQLALSPQCGFASGVKGNPVEPAMQERKLTLVAELAREVWG, encoded by the coding sequence ATGAGTCCACGCATCTATCGCTCCCAGCCCATCGGCTCACTGCTGCGCCCGGCCTATCTGCGCGAGGCGCGCCGCGCGCTACGCAATGGCGAGACTTCCGCCGCCCAGTACAAGCGCGTCGAGGACCGCGCGGTGGACGAAGCGCTCGCGCTCCAGGAGGCCGCCGGCCTCGACGTTATCAACGACGGCGAGCAGCGCCGGCTGAGTTTTCTGGGCTCGCTGCTCGACGCCTGCGTGGGCCTCTCGCGCAGCGCGGCGGTCACCCAGCCCTGGCATGAGGACGACGGCCGCGTGGTCAGCCTGAGCCTGGGGCTGGCCGTGACCGGCAAGCTGCGCCGCCGCCGCCCGCTCGCGATCGAGGAGTTCGTCTACGCGCGCGCCCGCGCCCGCCGTCCGCTCAAGATGACGCTGCCGAGTCCGATGATTCTCTTCATGTTCTGGTCGCCGACCGAATCGACCGCCGCCTACCGCGACCCGTTCGAAATGTTCGCCGACGCCGCCGCGATTGTCCGCGAGGAGATCGCCGAATTGGCGCGGCTGGGATGCGAGTACATCCAGATCGACGCCCCCGAGCTGACCAACCTGGTCGATCCCGACATCAGCCGCATGCTGCTCGCCGAGCGCGGCATCGCGCCGGCGCGAATGCTGACCGAGGGCGTCGAGCTTGTGGACTCGCTCGCCGCCGCCGCGCCCGGCGTCACCTTCGGGCTCCATCTGTGCCGCGGCAACAACGACGGCCGCTGGCTCGCCCGTGGCGGCTACGACACGATCGCGCGCGAGCTCTTCCGCCGCGCGACTCATTTCCACGAATTCCTGCTCGAATACGACGACGCGCGCGCCGGCTCCTTCGAGCCGCTGCGCGAGGTCCCGCGCGACAAGCGCGTTGTGCTCGGCCTGGTTTCGACCAAGCGCAACGTGCTCGAATCCGCCGACGCGCTGCGCGCGCGAATCGAGGAGGCCGCGCGCTTCTTCCCGCGTGAGCAGCTCGCGCTCTCGCCGCAGTGCGGCTTCGCCTCGGGCGTCAAAGGGAATCCGGTCGAGCCCGCCATGCAGGAGCGCAAGCTCACGCTGGTCGCCGAACTTGCCCGCGAAGTATGGGGCTAG
- a CDS encoding arginine N-succinyltransferase — MEPHAPAFIIREARPADRRRLLRLARELDSINLPTDSAELAEMLERSARSFRGRIANRARAVYIFCAEERATRTIAGASMIIAKHGTPQSPHYYLEIDSDERYSARLRKMFRHTYLRLRHSMDGPTELGGLIVTRAMRHRPERIGKQLSWVRFLYIARHPRRFESRVLAEMMPPSLGDHGNVFWDHWGRRVTGLSFREADRLSIHDKEFIRALFPDSPLYTFLLPEEVRAAIGAVGPETRGAVRLLEQAGMKFLNHIDPFDGGPYYGAPTAELLPVRERRVVRLRVGEPDPARARLYLIAHDDARRGFRAVQAIAAPTAGEALVVPRGVIEALALKDDASADAVALPGTPAGVRAPADTDEPPGGGHLRADGRLEAAKADGESGTAASATAEVPQSDGHAHIASSAR, encoded by the coding sequence ATGGAGCCGCACGCGCCCGCCTTTATCATCCGCGAGGCCCGTCCCGCCGACCGTCGCCGCCTGCTGCGACTGGCGCGCGAGCTCGACTCGATCAATCTGCCGACCGACTCGGCCGAGCTGGCCGAGATGCTCGAGCGCTCGGCGCGCTCGTTTCGCGGCCGAATCGCCAATCGCGCGCGCGCCGTCTACATCTTCTGCGCCGAGGAACGCGCCACGCGCACGATCGCCGGCGCCTCGATGATCATCGCCAAACACGGTACGCCGCAGAGTCCGCACTACTATCTGGAGATCGATAGCGACGAGCGCTACTCGGCGCGCCTGCGCAAGATGTTCCGCCATACCTACCTGCGGCTGCGCCATTCGATGGACGGGCCGACCGAGCTGGGCGGGCTGATCGTGACGCGCGCGATGCGCCATCGGCCGGAGCGGATCGGCAAGCAGCTCTCGTGGGTGCGCTTCCTCTACATCGCGCGCCACCCGCGGCGCTTCGAGTCGCGGGTGCTGGCCGAGATGATGCCGCCGTCGCTGGGCGACCACGGCAACGTGTTCTGGGATCACTGGGGCCGACGGGTGACCGGGCTCTCGTTTCGCGAGGCCGACCGGTTATCGATTCACGACAAGGAGTTCATCCGCGCGCTGTTTCCCGACTCGCCGCTGTACACTTTCCTGCTGCCCGAGGAGGTGCGCGCGGCGATTGGCGCGGTCGGTCCCGAGACCCGCGGCGCGGTGCGCCTGCTCGAGCAGGCCGGGATGAAGTTCCTCAACCACATCGACCCGTTCGACGGCGGCCCGTACTACGGCGCGCCGACCGCGGAGCTGCTGCCGGTGCGCGAGCGCCGCGTCGTCAGGCTGCGCGTGGGTGAACCGGATCCGGCCCGGGCGCGTCTGTACCTGATCGCCCACGACGACGCGCGCCGCGGCTTCCGCGCGGTTCAGGCTATTGCCGCTCCGACCGCGGGCGAGGCGCTTGTGGTGCCGCGCGGCGTGATCGAGGCGTTGGCGCTCAAGGACGATGCGAGCGCCGACGCGGTGGCGCTTCCGGGCACGCCCGCCGGGGTTCGCGCGCCAGCCGATACCGATGAGCCCCCCGGGGGCGGCCACTTGCGCGCCGATGGCCGGCTGGAAGCGGCGAAAGCTGACGGCGAGTCCGGGACCGCCGCGAGCGCGACGGCCGAGGTTCCGCAGTCAGACGGCCACGCTCACATCGCGAGCAGCGCGCGGTAG
- a CDS encoding M20/M25/M40 family metallo-hydrolase yields the protein MDAALLEWCRRLIECRSVTTEGTRRIAELCAAELLAPAGITARLVASEHEGPEQVNLIAIVRGRDPSLRPLLLNTHLDTVPPGTPELWTACAGDPFRAHIDGDRIYGLGAADTKLDFAAKVFALKAAGKPRREVCLIGSFGEEHGLVGAKELATAGILPSGALAFVGEPSRLEVITAHKGLMAFELELRFTPARSETPARLRRIVVEGKAAHSSTPALGVNAIVAALKSITASPGRRVAAIFGGSAVNVVPARCELTLAAQDELSAAGASATQAAEIESSTATEFIPTKALAAIADFVAALGAFADRAGSVEPDYAPPTLTSNPGMIRSERGALRLEFELRPPPGLTLDAVRQGLGWLVDELARANPDLRVELIEKRANPGFRAPAASETVELAMGALATAGLPLRAGVKSGCTEAGIYAAAGLEPVVIGPGPSTGVIHAPNEYNFLSEVDAAVRFYRALLAM from the coding sequence ATGGACGCGGCGCTGCTTGAGTGGTGCCGGCGCCTGATCGAGTGCCGCAGCGTGACCACCGAGGGCACGCGCCGCATCGCCGAGCTGTGCGCGGCCGAGCTGCTTGCGCCCGCGGGTATCACGGCGCGGCTCGTCGCGTCGGAACATGAGGGGCCCGAGCAAGTCAATTTGATAGCCATCGTTCGCGGGCGCGATCCCTCGCTGCGCCCGCTCCTGCTCAACACCCATCTCGACACGGTGCCGCCGGGCACGCCGGAGCTTTGGACTGCCTGCGCCGGCGATCCCTTTCGCGCGCATATCGACGGCGACCGCATCTACGGCCTCGGCGCCGCCGATACCAAGCTCGATTTCGCCGCCAAGGTCTTCGCGCTTAAGGCCGCCGGCAAGCCGCGGCGCGAGGTTTGTCTGATCGGCAGCTTCGGCGAGGAGCACGGCCTCGTCGGCGCCAAGGAACTGGCGACGGCAGGGATTCTGCCTTCGGGCGCGCTCGCCTTCGTCGGCGAGCCTTCGCGGCTGGAGGTCATCACCGCGCACAAAGGCCTGATGGCGTTCGAGCTGGAGCTGCGCTTTACGCCCGCGCGAAGCGAAACCCCGGCGCGCCTGCGCCGGATCGTCGTCGAGGGCAAGGCGGCGCATTCGAGCACGCCGGCGCTGGGTGTCAACGCGATCGTGGCGGCGCTCAAGTCGATCACCGCCAGCCCCGGGCGCCGGGTGGCCGCGATTTTCGGCGGCAGCGCGGTCAACGTGGTGCCCGCGCGATGCGAGCTCACCCTCGCCGCGCAAGACGAGCTTTCCGCGGCCGGGGCCAGCGCCACGCAGGCGGCGGAGATCGAATCCTCAACCGCCACGGAGTTCATCCCGACCAAAGCGCTCGCGGCGATCGCGGACTTCGTCGCCGCGCTCGGCGCGTTCGCCGACCGCGCCGGCAGCGTCGAGCCCGACTACGCGCCGCCGACGCTGACGAGCAATCCCGGGATGATTCGCTCTGAGCGCGGCGCGCTGCGGCTGGAATTCGAGCTCCGTCCGCCGCCGGGGCTCACCCTCGACGCGGTGCGCCAAGGCCTCGGGTGGCTCGTCGATGAGCTTGCGCGCGCCAATCCGGACTTGCGGGTCGAGCTTATCGAAAAGCGCGCCAACCCGGGCTTCCGCGCGCCGGCCGCGAGCGAGACGGTCGAGCTTGCGATGGGCGCGCTGGCGACTGCCGGGCTGCCGCTGCGTGCGGGCGTCAAGTCGGGATGCACGGAGGCGGGAATCTACGCGGCCGCGGGACTCGAGCCGGTCGTAATCGGGCCGGGGCCGTCAACCGGCGTCATCCACGCCCCCAACGAATACAATTTCCTCTCGGAGGTCGACGCCGCGGTGCGCTTCTACCGCGCGCTGCTCGCGATGTGA